One stretch of Saccharopolyspora erythraea DNA includes these proteins:
- a CDS encoding ESX secretion-associated protein EspG: protein MSERWRLPPLWFELCWEIGGFGDCPVPIGGRTGEWTPQERVVLRQRALTGMRAAGLLSGEALAPALAQALTQIARPCLWIDGAWMAVAGRPPARLLSVAAGSGSVLMVSGGADAEEVDISVHPRTSISAAATMGIPPVPPGLREFVSVPASAFGPWEEEAEGAGGVGGGPGDGGLGSEPTLAEMIDAPHFRDGQFTANLRARSGRKHRSQPLNWFDAFQPDGRYRLRHGPGGRNELGLTPLSPADITHALDRRIAAVVRVGG from the coding sequence GTGTCCGAGCGATGGCGCCTGCCACCGCTGTGGTTCGAACTGTGCTGGGAGATCGGCGGATTCGGCGACTGCCCGGTCCCGATCGGCGGCCGGACCGGCGAGTGGACGCCGCAGGAGCGGGTGGTGCTCCGGCAGCGCGCGCTGACCGGGATGCGGGCCGCCGGTCTGCTCTCGGGGGAGGCGCTGGCGCCCGCCCTGGCGCAGGCACTCACGCAGATCGCCAGGCCGTGCCTGTGGATCGACGGCGCGTGGATGGCCGTGGCGGGCCGCCCACCCGCCAGGCTGCTGTCGGTCGCCGCGGGAAGCGGATCGGTCCTGATGGTGAGCGGCGGGGCCGATGCGGAGGAGGTCGACATCTCCGTGCATCCGCGCACCTCGATCTCGGCTGCCGCGACAATGGGCATCCCGCCGGTGCCACCCGGGCTGCGGGAGTTCGTGTCCGTCCCGGCGAGCGCTTTCGGGCCGTGGGAGGAGGAGGCCGAGGGCGCGGGCGGGGTGGGCGGCGGGCCAGGCGACGGCGGTCTCGGCTCGGAGCCGACGTTGGCGGAGATGATCGACGCGCCGCACTTCCGCGACGGCCAGTTCACCGCCAACCTGCGCGCCCGGAGCGGCCGAAAGCACCGCTCGCAACCGCTGAACTGGTTCGACGCCTTCCAGCCCGACGGCCGCTACCGCCTGCGGCACGGACCCGGCGGCCGCAACGAGCTCGGGCTAACACCGCTGAGCCCCGCCGACATCACCCACGCCCTCGACCGCCGCATCGCCGCCGTCGTCCGGGTGGGGGGTTAG